One Janthinobacterium sp. TB1-E2 genomic region harbors:
- a CDS encoding FemAB family XrtA/PEP-CTERM system-associated protein yields the protein MHEASLAPDPAPSSAAIAVRSLQGHEHARWDAFVDTCPEATFFHRAGWQTIMEQGFKHDSHFLYAEQDGRIAGVLPLAHLRSRLFGSALVSLPFCVYGGVAGGNSSVRQALDSAALALARRLGVGHLEYRWREVPEETLDASWLQKPLYATFRRPLLPDAEQNLLAIPRKQRAVVRKAMAAGLHSAIDYDISRFYPIYAASVHRLGTPVFARRHFALLRTVFADACDILTVYHGQQAQASVLLFYFRDEVLPYYGGGSVLARSTGANDFMYWEAMRRACARGYRLFDFGRSKLGTGAYDFKKNWGFAPQPLPYAYKLVRAKALPEVNPLNPKYALFIRAWRRLPLPLANLLGPHIVRQLG from the coding sequence ATGCACGAGGCCAGCCTTGCTCCCGACCCGGCACCATCGAGCGCCGCCATCGCCGTGCGGTCCCTGCAGGGGCACGAGCATGCGCGCTGGGACGCCTTTGTCGACACGTGCCCGGAAGCGACCTTCTTTCACCGGGCCGGCTGGCAAACCATCATGGAGCAAGGTTTCAAACACGACAGCCATTTCCTGTACGCGGAACAGGACGGGCGCATCGCCGGCGTGCTGCCGCTGGCCCACCTGCGCAGCCGGCTGTTCGGCTCCGCCCTCGTGTCGCTGCCCTTTTGCGTGTATGGCGGCGTCGCCGGCGGCAATTCTTCCGTCCGCCAGGCCCTCGACAGCGCCGCGCTGGCACTGGCCCGGCGTCTCGGCGTGGGCCACCTGGAATACCGCTGGCGCGAAGTGCCGGAGGAAACCTTGGACGCCTCATGGCTACAGAAACCCCTGTACGCGACCTTCCGCCGCCCCTTGCTCCCCGACGCCGAACAGAATCTGCTGGCCATTCCCCGCAAGCAGCGCGCCGTCGTGCGCAAGGCCATGGCGGCCGGCCTGCACAGCGCGATCGACTATGACATCAGCCGTTTCTACCCGATCTATGCGGCCAGCGTGCACCGGCTGGGCACGCCCGTCTTCGCGCGCCGCCATTTTGCCCTGCTGCGCACGGTGTTTGCTGACGCCTGCGACATCCTCACCGTCTACCACGGCCAGCAGGCGCAAGCGAGCGTGCTGCTGTTCTATTTCCGCGATGAAGTGCTGCCGTATTACGGCGGCGGCAGCGTGCTGGCCCGCAGCACGGGCGCCAACGATTTCATGTACTGGGAAGCGATGCGCCGCGCCTGCGCGCGCGGCTACCGCCTGTTCGATTTCGGCCGCAGCAAGTTGGGAACCGGGGCATACGACTTCAAGAAGAACTGGGGCTTTGCGCCGCAGCCGCTGCCATATGCCTACAAGCTCGTGCGCGCCAAGGCCTTGCCGGAAGTCAACCCATTGAATCCGAAATACGCGCTGTTCATCCGCGCCTGGCGCCGCCTGCCGCTGCCGTTGGCCAACCTGCTGGGGCCGCACATCGTGCGGCAACTGGGCTAA
- a CDS encoding XrtA/PEP-CTERM system amidotransferase, which translates to MCGISGIFDLQGQRDIDVLLLARMNHSLRHRGPDEGGLHREPGLGLAHRRLSVIDLASGQQPLFNADRSIAIVFNGEIYNYRNLMAELRQFGHQFRTSSDTEVIVHAWEQWGEQCVQRLRGMFAFALWDRRRHLLFLARDRLGVKPLYYGEAQDGTVLFGSELKALLAHPAMPRALDPLAVEEYFAYGYVPEPRSIFQHARKLPPGHTLSIRAGQPLPAPQSYWDISFVPNPAASEAQAADELLARLREAVRIRMVAEVPLGAFLSGGVDSSAVVALMAGVSSTPVNTCSISFGDPAYNEAHYADLVARRYGTAHHARQVEQDDFELIDLLANLYDEPFADSSAMPTYRVCQLARQRVTVALSGDGGDESLAGYRRYRLHTREEKVRKAMDPLLPAGLRQSLFGTLGRLYPKADWAPRFLRAKTTFEGLARDTTDAYFHGVSLLGDAMRARLFSPELRRSLQGYRAVEVLRRHALASPAQDPLSQVQYLDLKTYLPGDILTKVDRASMAHALEVRSPLLDHELVAWMSGLPPQFKLRRGEGKYLLKKALRPLLPDTLLYRQKMGFSVPLADWLRGPLRQRLQQRLLGPTLAQCGLFDMDYVRLLLDQHASGRRDYSAPLWSLLMFEAFLRQVLPVDGRQAPVPAPAMAMD; encoded by the coding sequence ATGTGCGGCATCAGCGGCATCTTTGATTTGCAGGGCCAGCGCGACATCGACGTGCTGCTGCTGGCGCGCATGAACCACAGCCTGCGCCACCGGGGGCCGGATGAAGGGGGATTGCACCGCGAGCCGGGCCTCGGCCTGGCGCACCGGCGCCTGTCCGTGATCGACCTGGCTAGCGGCCAGCAGCCGCTGTTCAACGCCGACCGCAGCATCGCCATCGTCTTCAATGGCGAAATCTACAACTACCGCAACCTGATGGCGGAACTGCGCCAGTTCGGCCACCAGTTCCGCACCAGCAGCGACACGGAAGTCATCGTCCACGCGTGGGAACAATGGGGCGAACAATGCGTACAGCGCCTGCGCGGCATGTTCGCCTTCGCCCTGTGGGACCGCCGCCGCCACCTGCTGTTCCTCGCGCGCGACCGCCTCGGTGTCAAACCGCTGTACTACGGCGAGGCGCAGGACGGCACCGTGCTGTTCGGCTCCGAACTCAAAGCCCTGCTTGCACATCCGGCCATGCCGCGCGCGCTCGACCCGCTGGCCGTGGAAGAGTATTTCGCCTACGGCTACGTGCCCGAGCCGCGCAGCATCTTCCAGCACGCGCGCAAGCTGCCGCCCGGGCATACCCTGTCCATCCGCGCGGGCCAGCCGCTGCCGGCGCCGCAATCGTACTGGGACATTTCCTTCGTGCCGAATCCCGCCGCCAGCGAGGCGCAGGCGGCCGACGAACTGCTGGCGCGCCTGCGCGAAGCCGTGCGCATCCGCATGGTGGCCGAAGTGCCGCTGGGGGCATTCCTGTCCGGTGGCGTCGATTCGAGCGCCGTCGTGGCGCTGATGGCCGGCGTCAGCAGCACGCCCGTCAACACCTGTTCCATCTCGTTCGGCGACCCGGCATACAACGAGGCGCACTACGCCGACCTGGTGGCGCGCCGCTACGGCACGGCGCACCATGCGCGCCAGGTCGAGCAGGACGACTTTGAACTGATCGACCTGCTGGCCAACCTGTACGACGAACCGTTCGCCGACAGTTCCGCCATGCCCACCTACCGCGTCTGCCAGCTGGCGCGCCAGCGCGTCACGGTGGCCCTGTCGGGCGACGGCGGCGATGAAAGCCTGGCCGGCTACCGGCGCTACCGCCTGCACACGCGCGAGGAAAAAGTGCGCAAGGCGATGGATCCGCTGCTGCCGGCCGGTTTGCGCCAGTCGCTGTTCGGCACCCTGGGGCGGCTGTATCCGAAGGCCGACTGGGCACCCCGCTTCCTGCGCGCCAAGACGACGTTCGAGGGCCTGGCGCGCGACACGACGGACGCGTATTTTCACGGCGTCAGCCTGCTGGGCGATGCCATGCGCGCGCGCCTGTTCAGCCCCGAACTGCGGCGCAGCCTGCAGGGCTACCGCGCCGTCGAGGTGCTGCGCCGCCACGCGCTGGCCAGCCCCGCGCAAGACCCGCTGTCGCAGGTGCAGTACCTGGACCTGAAAACCTATCTGCCTGGCGACATCCTCACCAAAGTCGACCGGGCCAGCATGGCGCATGCGCTGGAAGTGCGTTCGCCCCTGCTCGACCATGAACTGGTGGCGTGGATGTCGGGCTTGCCGCCGCAGTTCAAGCTGCGGCGCGGCGAAGGCAAATACCTGCTGAAAAAAGCCCTGCGCCCGCTGCTGCCCGATACCCTGCTGTACCGCCAGAAGATGGGCTTTTCCGTGCCGCTGGCCGACTGGCTGCGCGGTCCGCTGCGCCAGCGCCTGCAACAGCGGCTGCTGGGTCCCACCCTGGCGCAATGCGGCCTGTTCGACATGGATTACGTGCGCCTGCTGCTCGATCAGCATGCGAGCGGGCGGCGCGACTACAGCGCGCCGTTATGGTCGCTGCTGATGTTCGAAGCCTTTTTGCGCCAGGTGCTGCCCGTTGATGGCCGCCAGGCGCCGGTGCCCGCACCGGCCATGGCCATGGACTGA
- a CDS encoding TIGR04063 family PEP-CTERM/XrtA system glycosyltransferase, which produces MRILHILDHSLPLHSGYTFRTLAILRQQRAMGWHTTQLTSAKQGPSDGAQQLVDGWHFYRTAPDARWWARLPVLRQVAVIIGLAMRLRRLAQRLKPDILHAHSPALNAIAALNAGRALGIPVVYEVRAFWEDAAADHGSSRPGGLRYRLTRALETYALRRADAVTTICDGLRRELCARGVPAHKITVIPNAVDAGDFNVSDNPALAHRLGLDGHPVIGFIGSFYAYEGLALLLRAMPRLLAAQPALRLLLAGGGPQDAQLRALAAQLDIAHAVVFAGRVPHAQVAAYYQLVDICVYPRLPMRLTELVTPLKPLEAMAQGRLVVASDVGGHRELVDHGKTGMLFRAGDAGALAQAILALLQAPASWPALRRQARAFVETERSWGASVGRYAPVYARVSAEAAGATP; this is translated from the coding sequence ATGCGCATCCTGCACATCCTCGACCACTCGCTGCCCCTGCACAGCGGCTACACGTTTCGCACCCTGGCCATCCTGCGGCAGCAGCGCGCAATGGGCTGGCACACGACGCAGCTCACCAGTGCCAAGCAGGGGCCGTCCGATGGCGCGCAGCAGCTAGTCGACGGCTGGCATTTCTACCGCACGGCGCCCGATGCCCGCTGGTGGGCGCGCCTGCCCGTGCTGCGGCAAGTGGCCGTCATCATCGGCCTGGCCATGCGCCTGCGCCGGCTGGCGCAACGCCTCAAACCGGACATCCTGCACGCCCATTCGCCCGCGCTGAACGCCATCGCCGCCCTCAACGCTGGGCGCGCGCTGGGCATCCCCGTCGTGTATGAAGTGCGCGCCTTCTGGGAAGACGCGGCCGCCGACCATGGCAGCAGCCGGCCCGGCGGCCTGCGCTACCGGCTCACGCGCGCGCTGGAAACCTACGCGCTGCGCCGCGCCGACGCCGTCACCACCATCTGTGACGGCTTGCGGCGCGAGCTGTGCGCGCGCGGCGTGCCCGCGCATAAAATCACCGTGATTCCGAACGCCGTCGATGCGGGCGATTTCAATGTCTCTGATAATCCAGCACTGGCCCACAGGCTGGGTTTGGATGGTCATCCTGTTATCGGCTTCATCGGCTCGTTCTATGCCTACGAGGGACTGGCCCTGCTGCTGCGCGCCATGCCGCGCCTACTGGCGGCGCAGCCGGCATTGCGGCTGCTGCTGGCCGGCGGCGGTCCGCAGGATGCCCAGCTGCGGGCGCTGGCGGCGCAACTGGATATAGCCCACGCCGTGGTGTTCGCGGGCAGAGTGCCGCACGCGCAGGTGGCCGCCTATTATCAGCTGGTCGACATCTGCGTGTATCCGCGCCTGCCGATGCGCCTGACGGAATTGGTGACGCCCTTGAAACCGTTAGAGGCGATGGCGCAGGGCCGTCTCGTGGTGGCGTCCGACGTGGGCGGCCACCGCGAACTGGTCGACCATGGCAAGACGGGCATGCTGTTTCGCGCCGGCGACGCCGGGGCGCTGGCGCAAGCGATACTGGCCCTGCTGCAGGCACCCGCCAGCTGGCCGGCGCTGCGGCGCCAGGCGCGCGCGTTTGTCGAGACGGAGCGCAGCTGGGGCGCCAGCGTGGGCCGCTATGCGCCCGTGTATGCGCGCGTGTCGGCGGAAGCGGCGGGAGCGACGCCATGA
- the wecB gene encoding non-hydrolyzing UDP-N-acetylglucosamine 2-epimerase, producing MSDPSLASAVPAHLLCVVAARPNLMKMAPILAALARQAPAVRVTLLHTGQHYDTAMNGQLFADLDLRPPDICLDVGSGNHAQQTAEIMRRFDAVLDAHPPLAPDGVLVVGDVNSTLACALVAAKRGIPVIHVEAGLRSGDRRMPEEINRVLTDQLSSLLLTSEEGARANLLREGIAPERIHFTGNVMIDSLRRQLPRAVPPAAALRAHGHACPAAYGLMTLHRPSNVDAPAQLEALLGALGQLSQQLPLLFPIHPRTLAGLRLAGLEPLLARHAIVRLPPLGYLEMLGLMQDARLVLTDSGGVQEESTALGVPCLTLRDNTERPVTVSDGTNTLAGTDPATILALARGILETGGKQGRIPPLWDGHAATRIAAVIAPWLAARRGTP from the coding sequence ATGTCCGACCCCTCTCTTGCGTCCGCCGTGCCGGCGCACCTGCTGTGCGTGGTGGCCGCGCGCCCCAACCTGATGAAGATGGCGCCCATCCTGGCCGCCCTGGCCCGCCAGGCGCCCGCCGTGCGCGTGACCTTGCTGCATACGGGCCAGCATTACGACACGGCCATGAATGGCCAGCTGTTTGCGGACCTGGATCTGCGCCCGCCCGACATCTGCCTCGACGTGGGCTCGGGCAACCACGCGCAGCAGACGGCCGAGATCATGCGCCGCTTCGACGCCGTGCTCGACGCGCATCCGCCGCTGGCGCCCGATGGCGTGCTGGTGGTGGGCGACGTCAATTCCACCTTGGCTTGCGCACTGGTGGCGGCCAAGCGGGGCATTCCCGTGATCCACGTCGAGGCGGGCTTGCGCAGCGGCGACCGGCGCATGCCCGAGGAAATCAACCGCGTGCTGACGGACCAGTTATCCAGCCTGCTGCTGACCAGCGAGGAAGGCGCCCGCGCCAACCTGCTGCGCGAAGGCATCGCCCCCGAACGCATCCACTTCACGGGCAACGTCATGATCGACAGCCTGCGGCGGCAACTGCCGCGCGCCGTACCGCCCGCCGCCGCCCTGCGCGCCCACGGCCACGCCTGCCCGGCCGCGTATGGCCTGATGACCCTGCACCGGCCATCGAATGTGGATGCGCCGGCGCAACTGGAAGCGCTGCTGGGGGCGCTGGGGCAATTGTCGCAACAACTGCCACTGCTGTTTCCCATCCACCCGCGCACCCTGGCCGGCCTGCGCCTGGCGGGCCTGGAACCGCTGCTGGCGCGCCATGCCATCGTCCGCCTGCCGCCGCTGGGCTATTTGGAAATGCTGGGCCTGATGCAGGACGCGCGCCTGGTGCTGACGGATTCGGGCGGGGTGCAGGAAGAAAGCACGGCCCTGGGCGTGCCCTGCTTGACCCTGCGCGACAATACGGAGCGCCCCGTCACCGTGAGCGACGGCACGAATACGCTGGCCGGCACGGACCCGGCCACCATTTTGGCGCTGGCGCGGGGCATCCTGGAGACGGGCGGCAAGCAGGGCCGCATTCCACCGCTGTGGGACGGCCACGCGGCTACGCGCATCGCCGCCGTCATCGCGCCCTGGCTGGCGGCGCGCCGGGGCACGCCGTGA
- a CDS encoding TIGR03088 family PEP-CTERM/XrtA system glycosyltransferase, giving the protein MALDFDTGGTEAASVAPLIVHVIHQLDVGGLENGLVNLINHLPPERYRHAIVCMKNATAFRLRLTTPGVDVISLDKREGKDWRHYLHLYRVLKQLRPAVVHTRNLGCIEAQLLACLAGVRLRVHGEHGRDMSDLHGTRRKYRLLRKLMLPLVQHFIAVSADLGQWLVDAIGAAPAQVSHIGNGVDSVQFHPRLGPPAAVGPPGFLCNGAFVIGSVGRMADVKDHASLVRAFLLLLAQPGARARLRLIIVGDGPCRQACLELLQQAGVAHLAWLPGARDDVAQLLRTMDLFVLPSLAEGSSNTILEAMATGLPIVATQVGGNAELVQSGWSGTLVPPGSPEMLADAMLDYYSMPELGPRHGARGRRQVLAEHSLPAMAGAYLAVYDRLTGARQPSPLSTIP; this is encoded by the coding sequence ATGGCCCTTGACTTCGACACCGGCGGCACGGAAGCGGCCAGCGTCGCGCCCCTGATCGTGCACGTGATCCACCAGCTCGACGTGGGCGGGCTGGAAAACGGCCTCGTCAACCTGATCAACCATTTGCCGCCGGAACGCTACCGGCACGCCATCGTCTGCATGAAGAACGCCACCGCGTTTCGCCTGCGCCTGACCACGCCCGGTGTCGATGTGATCAGCCTGGACAAGCGCGAAGGCAAGGACTGGCGCCACTACCTGCACCTGTACCGCGTGCTGAAACAGCTGCGGCCGGCAGTGGTGCACACGCGTAACCTCGGCTGCATCGAGGCGCAGTTGCTGGCCTGCCTGGCCGGCGTGCGCCTGCGCGTGCATGGCGAACACGGGCGCGACATGAGCGACTTGCACGGCACCCGCCGCAAATACCGGCTGCTGCGCAAATTGATGCTGCCGCTGGTGCAGCACTTCATCGCCGTCAGCGCCGACCTGGGACAATGGCTGGTGGACGCCATCGGCGCGGCACCCGCGCAGGTGTCGCACATCGGCAATGGCGTCGACAGCGTGCAATTCCACCCGCGCCTGGGGCCGCCGGCTGCCGTGGGCCCGCCCGGCTTCCTGTGCAACGGCGCCTTCGTCATCGGCAGCGTGGGCCGCATGGCGGACGTCAAGGACCATGCCTCGCTGGTGCGCGCGTTCTTGCTGTTGCTGGCGCAGCCGGGCGCCCGCGCGCGCCTGCGCCTGATCATCGTCGGCGACGGGCCGTGCCGCCAGGCCTGCCTGGAGCTGCTGCAGCAAGCCGGCGTGGCGCACCTTGCCTGGCTGCCCGGCGCGCGCGACGACGTGGCGCAACTGCTGCGCACCATGGACTTGTTCGTGCTGCCCTCGCTGGCCGAAGGCAGCTCGAACACCATCCTCGAAGCGATGGCGACGGGGCTGCCCATCGTCGCCACGCAAGTGGGCGGCAACGCGGAACTGGTGCAGTCGGGCTGGAGCGGCACCCTGGTGCCGCCCGGTTCACCCGAAATGCTGGCCGACGCCATGCTCGACTACTACAGCATGCCGGAACTGGGCCCCCGTCACGGCGCGCGCGGCCGGCGCCAGGTGCTGGCCGAGCACAGCCTGCCCGCCATGGCCGGCGCCTACTTGGCCGTGTACGACCGCCTGACCGGTGCGCGCCAGCCTTCCCCCCTGTCCACCATTCCCTGA
- a CDS encoding XrtA system polysaccharide deacetylase — MTPPLILRNALTIDVEDYFQVSAFAPHIARADWPRLECRVEANIERILLLLDSRRIHATFFTLGWIAERYPAMLRRVADAGHEVASHGYAHLRASDQSAAQFAEDVRRSKSILEQLTGLAVRGYRAPSFSIGAANLWAFDVLQEAGYRYSSSIYPIRHDHYGMPDAPRFAWRPRGPHGVLELPVSTVRLRGRNLPAGGGGYFRLMPYALSRWLLRRINSRDGQAGIFYFHPWELDPGQPRPPGLSARTRFRHYLNLGRMEARLGRLTGDFAWDRMDRIFLEST; from the coding sequence GTGACACCGCCGCTGATATTGCGCAACGCGCTCACCATCGACGTGGAAGATTACTTTCAGGTGTCCGCCTTCGCGCCGCACATCGCGCGCGCCGACTGGCCCCGCCTGGAATGCCGGGTCGAGGCGAATATCGAGCGCATCCTGCTGCTGCTCGACAGCCGGCGCATCCACGCCACCTTCTTTACCCTGGGCTGGATCGCCGAGCGCTATCCGGCCATGCTGCGCCGCGTGGCCGACGCCGGGCACGAAGTGGCCAGCCACGGCTATGCGCACCTGCGCGCCAGCGACCAGTCGGCCGCGCAATTCGCCGAAGACGTGCGCCGCAGCAAGAGCATCCTCGAGCAATTGACGGGGCTGGCCGTGCGCGGCTACCGGGCGCCCAGCTTTTCCATCGGCGCGGCCAACCTGTGGGCTTTCGACGTGCTGCAGGAAGCGGGCTACCGCTACAGTTCCAGCATCTATCCGATCCGCCACGACCACTACGGCATGCCCGATGCTCCCCGCTTCGCCTGGCGCCCGCGCGGTCCGCACGGCGTGCTGGAACTGCCCGTCAGCACCGTGCGCCTGCGCGGGCGCAACCTGCCGGCCGGCGGCGGCGGCTATTTCAGGTTGATGCCGTATGCACTGTCGCGCTGGCTTTTGCGACGCATCAATTCGCGCGACGGGCAAGCTGGCATATTCTATTTTCATCCTTGGGAACTCGATCCCGGCCAGCCGCGTCCGCCGGGCCTCAGCGCCAGGACGCGCTTTCGCCACTACCTGAACCTGGGGCGCATGGAAGCACGGCTGGGACGCCTGACGGGCGACTTCGCCTGGGACCGCATGGACCGTATTTTTCTGGAAAGCACATGA
- the xrtA gene encoding exosortase A: MSLQLDQLARLPDAAVLPHGHPRRQAALAALLLSLAAVVLLYHATFWSMVELWARSQTFAHGFLIVPISCWLAWRQRARLAALAPRPSRQGLLLLGVLGLTWLLADAANVPVVEQYAATAMLPACVLAILGWPAVRLLAFPLAYLFLAVPFGEVFIEPLIDFTAAFTVTALQWSGVPVFRDGSNFSLPTGNWSVVEACSGLRYLIAALALGALFAHVNCHSTRRRVAVMAAALLVPILANGVRAYLIVMLGHLSDMRLAVGVDHLIYGWLFFGLVALLLFWLAARWRELPPPRAVPSALPVRLSAGAASPRAAVRAGVACLLLAAVWPALALASQRDDGATLPAMVLALPDPPAWRRLHDAVPDWQAPYAGTPARFAATYARQDGDGAPVGLQLHWYARQARDAELLTHQALPYGARWMPLAQRVRHVNLVNGKLAVRESVLAYGGERLLVWRVYRQGGIVTARPVLVKLLLAQAKLLGRRQDGADIIVFAAYDELALAPRARLQAFLQAALPVIEQRLQELPHGP; encoded by the coding sequence ATGAGCTTGCAGCTCGACCAGCTGGCCCGCTTGCCGGATGCGGCCGTCCTGCCGCACGGTCATCCGCGGCGCCAGGCCGCGCTGGCGGCGCTGCTGCTGTCGCTGGCCGCCGTCGTGCTGCTGTACCACGCCACTTTCTGGTCGATGGTGGAACTGTGGGCCCGCTCGCAAACGTTCGCGCACGGTTTCCTGATCGTGCCCATCAGTTGCTGGCTGGCCTGGCGCCAGCGCGCCCGCCTGGCCGCGCTGGCCCCCCGGCCGTCGCGCCAGGGCTTGCTGCTGCTGGGCGTGCTGGGCCTGACATGGCTGCTGGCCGACGCCGCCAACGTGCCCGTGGTGGAACAATATGCGGCCACGGCCATGCTGCCCGCCTGCGTGCTGGCCATCCTCGGCTGGCCGGCCGTGCGCCTGCTGGCCTTTCCGCTGGCGTATCTGTTCCTCGCCGTACCGTTTGGCGAAGTCTTCATCGAGCCCCTGATCGACTTCACGGCCGCTTTCACGGTGACCGCGCTGCAATGGTCGGGGGTGCCTGTGTTTCGCGATGGCAGCAATTTTTCTCTGCCCACCGGCAACTGGTCGGTGGTGGAAGCGTGCAGCGGCTTGCGCTATCTGATCGCCGCGCTGGCCCTGGGCGCCCTGTTCGCCCATGTGAACTGCCACAGCACGCGGCGGCGCGTGGCCGTCATGGCCGCCGCCCTGCTGGTTCCCATCCTCGCCAACGGCGTGCGCGCCTACCTGATCGTGATGCTGGGCCACCTGAGCGACATGCGCCTGGCCGTCGGTGTCGACCACCTGATCTATGGCTGGCTGTTCTTCGGCCTGGTGGCGCTGCTGCTGTTCTGGCTGGCCGCGCGCTGGCGCGAATTGCCGCCGCCACGCGCCGTACCGTCAGCCCTGCCCGTGCGCCTGAGCGCCGGCGCGGCCAGCCCGCGCGCCGCCGTGCGCGCCGGCGTGGCCTGCCTGCTGCTGGCGGCCGTGTGGCCGGCACTGGCGCTGGCCAGCCAGCGCGATGATGGCGCCACGCTGCCTGCCATGGTGCTGGCCTTGCCCGATCCGCCCGCCTGGCGGCGCCTGCACGACGCGGTACCCGACTGGCAAGCGCCATATGCGGGCACGCCCGCGCGGTTTGCCGCCACCTATGCGCGCCAGGACGGCGACGGCGCGCCCGTGGGGCTGCAACTGCACTGGTATGCACGCCAGGCGCGCGACGCCGAGCTGCTGACGCACCAGGCCTTGCCGTACGGCGCCCGCTGGATGCCGCTGGCGCAGCGCGTGCGGCACGTCAACCTGGTCAACGGCAAGCTGGCCGTGCGCGAAAGCGTGCTGGCGTACGGCGGCGAACGCCTGCTCGTGTGGCGCGTCTATCGCCAGGGAGGCATCGTCACGGCCAGGCCCGTGCTGGTAAAACTGCTGCTGGCGCAAGCCAAGCTGCTGGGCAGGCGCCAGGATGGCGCCGACATCATCGTCTTTGCCGCCTACGACGAGCTGGCGCTGGCGCCGCGCGCGCGCCTGCAAGCGTTCCTGCAGGCGGCACTGCCCGTCATCGAACAACGCTTGCAGGAGCTGCCGCATGGCCCTTGA
- a CDS encoding TIGR03087 family PEP-CTERM/XrtA system glycosyltransferase — protein sequence MRELLFLAHRLPYPPNKGDKIRSWHMLQYLSRHFRVHLGCFIDDDDDWQHAKTVAALCASTRFIDLRRGPARWRAMQALLSRQAMSVQYYRDARLLQWVDGLVSGGKVRHALAFSGPMAQYIDGSASRHLHRVIDFVDVDSDKWRQYGDSKPWPMSQLYRREAQLLLQYERHIAQQFTAASFVSPAEAALFRQCAPMARRKTGYFNNGVDTAYFTPMPAQPGVYPAGVQALVFTGAMDYWPNVDAVQWFVRHVWPALRRQFPQLQFYIVGSAPVPAVTALARVAGVVVTGKVPDIRPYLAGAALAVAPLRIARGVQNKVLEAMAMGKIVLATPQALEGIAAQPGLELLLARDDAEFIHHAARVLRNAQSGAAEGSGAAIGAAARQLVLQDYDWERNLRGLGAMLGLPAEANSEAASSGAASPLQPVREPST from the coding sequence ATGCGCGAACTGCTCTTCCTCGCCCACCGCCTGCCGTATCCGCCCAACAAGGGCGACAAGATACGCTCGTGGCACATGCTGCAATACCTGAGCCGGCATTTCCGCGTGCACCTGGGCTGCTTCATCGACGATGACGACGACTGGCAGCACGCGAAAACCGTGGCCGCCCTGTGCGCCAGCACGCGCTTCATCGACTTGCGGCGCGGCCCGGCCCGCTGGCGCGCCATGCAGGCGCTGCTGTCGCGCCAGGCCATGAGCGTGCAGTACTACCGCGATGCGCGCCTGCTGCAATGGGTCGACGGCTTGGTGTCCGGCGGCAAGGTGCGCCACGCGCTGGCCTTTTCCGGGCCCATGGCGCAATACATCGACGGCAGCGCGAGCCGGCATCTGCACCGCGTGATCGATTTCGTCGACGTCGATTCCGACAAATGGCGCCAGTACGGCGACAGCAAGCCCTGGCCCATGTCGCAGCTGTACCGGCGCGAAGCGCAGCTGCTGCTGCAGTACGAGCGCCATATCGCCCAGCAGTTCACAGCCGCCAGCTTCGTCTCGCCGGCCGAAGCGGCCCTGTTCCGCCAGTGCGCACCGATGGCGCGGCGCAAGACGGGCTACTTCAACAACGGCGTCGACACGGCGTATTTCACGCCCATGCCGGCCCAGCCTGGCGTGTATCCGGCGGGCGTGCAGGCGCTGGTGTTTACGGGAGCCATGGATTACTGGCCGAACGTCGACGCCGTGCAATGGTTCGTGCGCCACGTCTGGCCCGCCCTGCGGCGCCAGTTTCCCCAGCTGCAGTTCTATATCGTCGGCAGCGCACCCGTGCCCGCCGTCACGGCGCTGGCGCGGGTGGCCGGCGTGGTGGTGACGGGCAAGGTGCCCGATATCCGGCCCTACCTGGCCGGCGCGGCGCTGGCCGTGGCGCCCCTGCGCATCGCCCGCGGCGTGCAAAACAAGGTGCTCGAAGCGATGGCGATGGGCAAGATCGTGCTGGCCACGCCGCAGGCGCTCGAAGGCATCGCCGCGCAGCCGGGCCTGGAACTGCTGCTGGCGCGCGACGACGCCGAATTCATCCACCATGCGGCGCGCGTGCTGCGCAATGCGCAAAGTGGCGCGGCCGAAGGGAGCGGCGCGGCCATCGGCGCGGCGGCGCGCCAGCTGGTCTTGCAGGACTACGACTGGGAGCGCAATCTGCGCGGCCTTGGCGCCATGCTGGGCCTGCCAGCCGAGGCCAATTCCGAGGCTGCCTCCAGCGGCGCCGCCTCGCCTTTGCAGCCCGTGCGGGAGCCATCCACATGA